The Pseudomonas allokribbensis genome has a window encoding:
- the bfr gene encoding bacterioferritin has protein sequence MQGHPDVIDYLNTLLTGELAARDQYFVHSRMYEDWGFTKLYERINHEMEEEAGHADALMRRILMLEGTPRMRPDDLDVGTTVETMLEADLRLEYKVRAALCKGIELCEKNGDYVSRDILKLQLHDTEEDHTYWLEKQLGLIKLIGIQNYLQSHTS, from the coding sequence ATGCAAGGCCACCCAGACGTTATCGATTACCTCAACACGTTGCTGACCGGCGAACTGGCCGCGCGTGACCAATATTTCGTTCACTCGCGGATGTATGAGGACTGGGGATTCACCAAGCTCTACGAACGAATCAACCACGAGATGGAAGAAGAAGCCGGTCATGCTGACGCTTTGATGCGCCGCATTCTGATGCTGGAAGGCACACCGCGCATGCGTCCGGATGACCTGGATGTCGGCACCACGGTGGAGACCATGCTCGAAGCGGATCTGCGCCTTGAGTACAAGGTTCGTGCGGCTCTGTGCAAAGGCATCGAACTGTGCGAGAAGAATGGCGACTACGTAAGCCGCGATATCCTCAAGCTTCAGCTGCACGACACTGAAGAAGATCACACCTACTGGCTAGAAAAGCAGTTGGGCCTGATCAAGTTGATCGGCATTCAGAACTACCTGCAATCACACACATCCTGA
- the rpmJ gene encoding 50S ribosomal protein L36, translating to MKVRASVKKLCRNCKIIRREGVVRVICSAEPRHKQRQG from the coding sequence ATGAAAGTTCGTGCATCGGTGAAAAAGCTGTGCCGTAACTGCAAGATTATTCGCCGCGAAGGTGTTGTTCGAGTAATTTGCAGCGCGGAACCGCGTCACAAACAGCGCCAAGGCTGA
- a CDS encoding catalase has product MSQNKTLTTASGAPVADNQNSRSAGPRGPLLLDDFHLIEKLAHFNRENIPERRVHAKGSGAYGTFTVTRDITQYTSAKLFSAVGKQTPTFLRFSTVGGERGSADTERDPRGFALKFYTEEGNWDIVGNNTPVFFIRDPLKFPDFIHTQKRLPQSNLKSAQMMWDFWSHSPEALHQVTILFSDRGIPDGYRHMHGFGSHTYSLISAQGERHWVKWHYKTKQGIKNLAPADAARLAGTDPDYAQRDLFEAIERGDFPKWSVCIQIMTEAQAAAHYENPFDVTKTWSQKEFPLIEVGELELNRNPLNYFAEVEQAAFGPSNMVPGVGLSPDRMLQGRVFAYADAHRYRVGTNHQQLPVNAPRSPVNTYQRDGSMAFGSNGGATPNYEPNSYVESPKQAPHYAEPALALSGAADRYDHREDTDYYSHAGALFRLMSDEQKALLVSNIAGAMAGVSSDVVDRQLQHFYKADPAYGEAIAKLLNVQLNEV; this is encoded by the coding sequence ATGAGCCAGAACAAGACGCTTACGACTGCCAGCGGCGCGCCAGTCGCCGATAACCAGAACTCCCGCTCTGCCGGGCCGCGTGGTCCGTTGCTGCTCGATGACTTTCACTTGATCGAGAAGCTTGCCCATTTCAACCGTGAAAACATTCCTGAGCGCCGCGTGCACGCCAAGGGCTCGGGCGCCTACGGTACTTTCACCGTCACTCGCGATATCACGCAGTACACCAGCGCCAAGCTGTTCTCTGCGGTGGGTAAGCAGACGCCGACTTTCCTGCGATTCTCTACGGTTGGCGGTGAGCGTGGTTCCGCTGACACTGAGCGCGACCCTCGCGGTTTCGCACTGAAGTTCTACACCGAAGAAGGCAACTGGGACATCGTCGGCAATAACACGCCAGTGTTCTTCATTCGCGATCCGCTGAAATTCCCTGACTTTATCCACACCCAGAAACGCCTGCCGCAGAGCAATCTGAAAAGTGCGCAGATGATGTGGGATTTTTGGTCGCACTCGCCGGAGGCGTTGCACCAGGTCACCATTCTGTTTTCCGATCGCGGTATTCCAGACGGCTACCGCCACATGCACGGCTTCGGCAGTCACACGTACAGCTTGATCAGTGCGCAAGGCGAACGTCACTGGGTGAAATGGCACTACAAAACCAAGCAAGGGATCAAGAACCTTGCGCCGGCAGATGCGGCACGCCTGGCGGGTACCGATCCTGATTACGCGCAACGTGATCTGTTCGAGGCCATTGAGCGCGGCGACTTCCCGAAATGGAGCGTGTGCATCCAGATCATGACCGAAGCCCAGGCCGCAGCACATTACGAGAACCCGTTTGACGTGACCAAGACCTGGTCGCAGAAGGAGTTCCCGCTGATCGAAGTCGGTGAGTTGGAGTTGAATCGCAACCCGCTGAACTATTTCGCCGAAGTCGAGCAAGCTGCATTCGGCCCGAGCAACATGGTCCCGGGTGTTGGTCTTTCGCCGGATCGCATGCTGCAAGGTCGCGTGTTTGCCTACGCCGATGCGCATCGCTATCGCGTAGGCACCAATCACCAGCAACTGCCGGTGAACGCCCCGCGCAGCCCGGTGAATACCTATCAGCGTGACGGTTCGATGGCTTTCGGCAGTAACGGTGGTGCGACGCCTAACTACGAGCCGAACAGCTACGTAGAGTCGCCAAAGCAGGCGCCGCATTACGCTGAGCCTGCGCTGGCCTTGAGTGGCGCGGCTGATCGCTACGATCACCGCGAAGATACCGACTACTACAGCCATGCCGGAGCGCTGTTCCGTTTGATGAGTGACGAACAGAAAGCGCTGTTGGTCAGCAACATTGCCGGTGCGATGGCGGGTGTTTCGAGTGATGTCGTCGACCGCCAGTTGCAGCATTTCTACAAGGCCGACCCGGCGTATGGAGAAGCAATCGCAAAGCTGCTCAACGTACAGCTTAACGAAGTCTAA
- the rpsM gene encoding 30S ribosomal protein S13: MARIAGVNIPDNKHTVISLTYIYGVGRTTAQKICAETGVNPAAKIKDLSDEQIEQLRGEVAKFTTEGDLRREINMKIKRLMDLGCYRGLRHRRGLPVRGQRTKTNARTRKGPRKPIRK, translated from the coding sequence ATGGCCCGTATTGCAGGCGTTAACATTCCAGATAACAAGCATACTGTTATCTCGCTGACCTACATCTATGGTGTTGGTCGCACTACTGCACAGAAGATTTGTGCAGAGACTGGGGTAAACCCAGCCGCAAAGATCAAGGATCTGAGCGACGAGCAGATTGAACAGCTGCGTGGCGAAGTGGCGAAGTTCACCACTGAAGGTGACCTGCGTCGCGAAATCAACATGAAAATCAAGCGCTTGATGGACCTCGGTTGCTATCGCGGTCTGCGTCATCGTCGTGGTCTGCCAGTACGCGGTCAGCGTACCAAGACCAACGCGCGTACCCGTAAAGGTCCGCGTAAGCCGATCCGCAAGTAA
- the rplR gene encoding 50S ribosomal protein L18 has product MTDKKVTRLRRARKARLKMHELEVVRLCVFRSSQHIYAQVISADGNKVLASASTLDKELRDGATGNIDAATKVGQLVATRAKAAGVSQVAFDRSGFKYHGRVKALADAAREAGLEF; this is encoded by the coding sequence ATGACCGACAAAAAAGTTACTCGACTGCGTCGCGCTCGCAAAGCACGCCTGAAAATGCACGAACTCGAAGTCGTGCGTCTCTGCGTGTTCCGCTCGTCGCAGCACATCTACGCCCAGGTCATTTCGGCCGACGGCAACAAAGTCCTGGCAAGCGCCTCGACTTTGGATAAAGAACTGCGTGATGGCGCCACTGGCAACATCGACGCGGCCACTAAGGTTGGCCAGCTGGTCGCTACGCGTGCTAAGGCCGCTGGCGTCTCGCAGGTGGCTTTCGACCGCTCTGGCTTCAAGTACCACGGCCGCGTTAAAGCGCTGGCTGATGCTGCTCGTGAAGCTGGGCTGGAGTTCTAA
- the rplO gene encoding 50S ribosomal protein L15, translating to MKLNDLSPAPGSRREKHRPGRGIGSGLGKTGGRGHKGQTSRSGGTIAPGFEGGQQPLHRRLPKFGFVSLKAMDRAEVRLSELAKVEGDIVTVQSLKDANVINVNVQRVKIMLSGEVTRAVTIGKGIGATKGARAAIEAAGGKFEE from the coding sequence ATGAAACTCAATGATCTGAGTCCAGCGCCGGGTTCCCGTCGCGAAAAGCATCGTCCGGGCCGTGGTATCGGTAGTGGTTTGGGTAAGACTGGTGGCCGTGGTCACAAAGGTCAGACCTCCCGCTCCGGTGGCACTATTGCTCCAGGCTTTGAAGGCGGTCAACAGCCGCTGCATCGTCGCCTGCCGAAGTTCGGTTTCGTTTCCCTGAAGGCCATGGACCGCGCAGAAGTGCGTCTGTCCGAGCTGGCTAAAGTGGAAGGCGACATCGTCACCGTGCAGTCCCTGAAAGATGCCAACGTGATCAACGTCAACGTACAGCGTGTGAAAATCATGCTGTCCGGTGAAGTGACTCGCGCTGTCACTATCGGCAAGGGAATCGGCGCCACCAAAGGTGCGCGTGCGGCTATCGAAGCAGCTGGCGGCAAGTTCGAGGAATAA
- the secY gene encoding preprotein translocase subunit SecY, which yields MAKQGALSALGKGGMSELWARLRFLFLAIIVYRIGAHIPVPGINPDRLADLFRQNEGTILSLFNMFSGGALERMSIFALGIMPYISASIIMQLMTAVSPQLEQLKKEGEAGRRKISQYTRYGTVVLALVQAIGMSIGLAGQGVAFTGDFGFHFVAVSTFVAGAMFMMWLGEQITERGVGNGISMLIFSGIVAGLPRAIGQSFESARQGDINIFALVAIGLLAVAIIGFVVFIERGQRRIAVHYAKRQQGRKVFAAQTSHLPLKVNMAGVIPAIFASSILLFPASLGAWFGQSEGMGWLQDISQSIAPGQPLNILLFSAGIIFFCFFYTALMFNPKDVAENLKKSGAFIPGIRPGEQSARYIDGVLTRLTMFGALYMTAVCLLPQFLVVAANVPFYLGGTSLLIVVVVVMDFMSQVQSHLVSHQYESLMKKANLKGYGSGMLR from the coding sequence ATGGCTAAGCAAGGTGCTCTCTCTGCGCTCGGCAAAGGCGGTATGTCTGAACTCTGGGCTCGTCTGCGTTTTCTGTTCCTGGCGATTATCGTCTACCGAATAGGCGCACACATCCCGGTTCCAGGTATCAACCCGGACCGACTCGCGGACCTGTTTCGACAGAATGAGGGGACCATTCTTAGCTTGTTCAACATGTTTTCCGGCGGCGCGCTGGAGCGGATGAGCATTTTTGCACTGGGGATCATGCCGTACATTTCGGCATCGATCATCATGCAACTGATGACAGCCGTCAGCCCGCAGCTGGAGCAGTTGAAGAAGGAAGGTGAAGCTGGCCGTCGCAAGATCAGCCAGTACACCCGCTACGGCACCGTCGTCCTCGCTCTCGTCCAGGCCATTGGCATGTCCATTGGTCTGGCGGGGCAGGGCGTTGCGTTCACTGGTGACTTTGGCTTCCATTTCGTCGCGGTATCCACTTTTGTGGCTGGTGCGATGTTCATGATGTGGCTGGGTGAGCAGATTACTGAGCGTGGTGTAGGCAACGGTATCTCGATGTTGATTTTTTCGGGTATCGTCGCCGGTCTTCCGAGAGCAATCGGGCAGTCTTTCGAGTCTGCGCGTCAGGGTGATATCAACATCTTCGCCTTGGTTGCCATCGGTTTGCTGGCAGTAGCGATTATCGGTTTCGTGGTGTTCATTGAGCGTGGTCAGCGTCGTATCGCCGTTCACTACGCCAAGCGTCAGCAAGGCCGCAAGGTTTTCGCTGCGCAGACTAGCCACTTGCCGCTGAAGGTGAACATGGCCGGTGTTATTCCGGCTATTTTCGCGAGCAGCATTTTGCTGTTCCCGGCTTCGCTGGGTGCCTGGTTCGGTCAGTCTGAAGGTATGGGCTGGTTGCAGGACATCTCGCAGTCGATCGCTCCTGGTCAGCCGTTGAATATTCTGCTGTTTAGTGCAGGGATTATTTTCTTCTGCTTCTTCTATACGGCGTTGATGTTCAATCCGAAAGACGTAGCGGAAAACCTGAAGAAGTCCGGTGCCTTTATTCCGGGCATCCGTCCAGGTGAGCAGTCCGCGCGCTACATTGATGGCGTTCTGACTCGCTTGACCATGTTCGGTGCTCTTTACATGACGGCCGTGTGCCTGTTACCCCAGTTCCTGGTGGTTGCAGCAAACGTTCCGTTCTACCTTGGCGGGACCTCGTTGCTGATCGTGGTCGTGGTTGTGATGGACTTCATGTCCCAAGTACAATCGCACCTCGTTTCGCACCAGTACGAATCCCTGATGAAGAAAGCCAACCTGAAGGGTTACGGCAGCGGCATGTTGCGCTGA
- the uvrA gene encoding excinuclease ABC subunit UvrA, protein MDKILIRGARTHNLKNIDLTLPRDKLIVITGLSGSGKSSLAFDTLYAEGQRRYVESLSAYARQFLSMMEKPDVDTIEGLSPAISIEQKSTSHNPRSTVGTITEIYDYLRLLYARVGTPRCPDHDIPLEAQTVSQMVDLVLAQPEGSKLMLLAPVIRERKGEHLSVFEELRAQGFVRARVNGRLCELDELPKLDKQKKHTIEVVVDRFKVRADLQQRLAESFETALKLADGIALVAPMDDEPGEEMIFSARFACPICGHAISELEPKLFSFNNPAGACPTCDGLGVKQFFDIKRLVNGELTLAEGAIRGWDRRNVYYFQMLGSLAAHYGFSLEQPFNELPADQQKHILHGSGSQNVDFKYLNDRGDIVKRSHPFEGIVPNLERRYRETESASVREELAKFLSTQSCPDCRGTRLRREARHVWVGEKTLPAVTNLPIGDACDYFGELKMTGRRGEIADKILKEIRERLQFLVNVGLDYLSLDRSADTLSGGEAQRIRLASQIGAGLVGVLYILDEPSIGLHQRDNDRLLGTLKHLRDIGNTVIVVEHDEDAIRLADYVVDIGPGAGVHGGQIVAEGTPAEVMAHPDSLTGKYLSGRVKIEVPAKRTPRNKKQVLSLKGARGNNLRNVDLEIPIGLLTCVTGVSGSGKSTLINNTLFPLSATALNGATTLEAAAHDSIKGLEHLDKVVDIDQSPIGRTPRSNPATYTGLFTPIRELFAGVPESRSRGYGPGRFSFNVKGGRCEACQGDGLIKVEMHFLPDIYVPCDVCKSKRYNRETLEIKYKGKSIHETLEMTIEEAREFFDAVPALARKLQTLMDVGLSYIKLGQSATTLSGGEAQRVKLSRELSKRDTGKTLYILDEPTTGLHFADIQQLLDVLHRLRDHGNTVVVIEHNLDVIKTADWLVDLGPEGGSKGGQIIATGTPEEVAEMKQSHTGHYLKPLLIRDRA, encoded by the coding sequence TTGGACAAGATCCTGATACGTGGGGCCCGTACCCACAACCTGAAGAACATCGACCTGACCCTGCCACGGGACAAACTGATCGTCATCACCGGCCTGTCCGGATCCGGCAAGTCGTCCCTGGCCTTCGACACGCTGTACGCCGAAGGTCAGCGCCGCTATGTCGAATCCCTGTCGGCCTATGCCCGGCAGTTCCTGTCGATGATGGAAAAACCCGACGTCGACACCATCGAAGGTCTGTCGCCGGCGATCTCCATCGAACAGAAGTCGACCTCGCACAACCCGCGCTCCACGGTCGGCACCATCACCGAAATCTACGACTACCTGCGTCTGCTCTATGCACGCGTCGGTACGCCGCGCTGCCCGGATCACGACATCCCGCTGGAAGCCCAGACCGTCAGCCAGATGGTCGACCTGGTGCTGGCCCAGCCGGAAGGCAGCAAACTGATGCTGCTGGCCCCGGTGATCCGTGAGCGCAAGGGCGAGCACCTTTCGGTATTCGAAGAACTGCGCGCCCAGGGTTTCGTCCGGGCCCGGGTCAACGGTCGGCTCTGCGAGCTGGACGAGCTGCCGAAACTGGATAAGCAGAAGAAGCACACGATCGAAGTCGTGGTCGACCGCTTCAAGGTGCGCGCCGACCTGCAGCAGCGTCTGGCCGAATCCTTCGAGACCGCGTTGAAGCTGGCCGACGGCATCGCCCTGGTAGCACCGATGGACGACGAGCCGGGCGAAGAGATGATCTTCTCCGCGCGCTTCGCCTGCCCGATCTGCGGCCATGCGATCAGCGAACTGGAACCCAAGCTGTTTTCCTTCAACAACCCGGCCGGCGCCTGCCCGACCTGTGACGGTCTGGGCGTGAAGCAGTTCTTCGACATCAAGCGTCTGGTCAACGGTGAACTCACGCTGGCCGAGGGCGCGATTCGCGGCTGGGACCGGCGCAACGTCTATTACTTCCAGATGCTCGGCTCGCTGGCTGCGCATTACGGCTTCAGCCTGGAGCAACCGTTCAACGAACTGCCGGCCGATCAGCAGAAGCACATCCTGCACGGCAGCGGCTCGCAGAACGTCGACTTCAAATACCTCAATGACCGGGGCGACATCGTCAAACGCTCGCACCCGTTCGAAGGCATCGTGCCGAACCTGGAGCGTCGTTACCGCGAAACCGAATCGGCCAGCGTGCGTGAAGAACTGGCGAAGTTCCTCAGCACCCAGTCCTGCCCGGACTGCCGTGGTACACGTTTGCGTCGCGAAGCTCGGCATGTGTGGGTGGGCGAGAAAACCTTGCCGGCGGTGACCAACCTGCCGATCGGCGATGCCTGCGACTACTTCGGCGAGCTGAAGATGACTGGCCGGCGCGGTGAAATCGCCGACAAGATCCTCAAGGAGATCCGCGAGCGTCTGCAGTTTCTGGTCAACGTGGGGCTGGATTACCTGTCGCTGGATCGCAGTGCCGACACATTGTCCGGCGGCGAAGCCCAGCGGATCCGTCTGGCCAGCCAGATCGGCGCCGGCCTGGTCGGCGTCCTGTACATTCTCGACGAACCGTCCATCGGACTGCACCAGCGCGACAACGATCGCCTGCTCGGCACCCTCAAGCACCTGCGCGACATCGGCAACACCGTGATCGTGGTCGAGCACGACGAAGACGCGATCCGACTGGCAGACTACGTGGTTGATATCGGCCCGGGCGCCGGCGTTCATGGCGGGCAGATCGTCGCCGAAGGCACGCCGGCCGAAGTCATGGCACACCCGGACTCGCTGACCGGTAAATACCTGTCGGGCCGGGTCAAGATCGAAGTGCCGGCCAAGCGCACGCCGCGCAACAAGAAACAGGTGCTGTCGCTCAAGGGCGCGCGCGGCAACAATCTGCGCAATGTCGACCTCGAAATTCCGATCGGCCTGCTGACGTGTGTGACCGGTGTTTCCGGCTCCGGTAAATCGACGCTGATCAACAACACACTGTTTCCGTTGAGCGCTACGGCACTCAATGGCGCGACCACTCTGGAAGCCGCCGCCCACGACAGCATCAAGGGCCTGGAGCATCTTGACAAGGTCGTGGATATCGACCAAAGCCCTATCGGTCGTACACCGCGCTCCAACCCGGCGACCTATACCGGGCTGTTCACGCCGATTCGCGAACTGTTCGCCGGCGTGCCCGAGTCCCGCTCCCGTGGTTATGGCCCGGGGCGCTTCTCGTTCAACGTCAAGGGCGGTCGCTGCGAGGCTTGCCAGGGCGACGGCCTGATCAAGGTGGAAATGCACTTTCTGCCGGACATCTACGTACCGTGCGACGTGTGCAAGAGCAAACGCTACAACCGCGAAACCCTGGAGATCAAATACAAGGGCAAGAGCATCCACGAAACCCTCGAGATGACCATCGAGGAAGCGCGGGAGTTCTTCGACGCGGTGCCGGCGCTCGCGCGCAAGCTGCAAACACTGATGGATGTGGGTCTGTCGTACATCAAGCTCGGTCAGTCGGCGACCACGCTGTCCGGCGGTGAGGCCCAGCGGGTCAAGCTGTCTCGCGAGCTGTCGAAGCGCGATACCGGCAAGACCTTGTACATACTCGATGAGCCGACCACAGGCCTGCACTTCGCGGACATCCAGCAACTGCTCGACGTGCTGCATCGCCTGCGCGACCACGGCAACACCGTGGTGGTGATCGAGCACAACCTCGATGTAATCAAGACCGCCGACTGGCTGGTGGATCTCGGCCCCGAGGGTGGTTCGAAAGGTGGACAGATCATCGCCACCGGCACACCGGAGGAAGTGGCCGAGATGAAGCAATCTCACACTGGCCATTACCTCAAGCCGCTGCTGATCCGCGATCGAGCCTGA
- the rplQ gene encoding 50S ribosomal protein L17 translates to MRHRKSGRHLSRTSSHRKAMFQNMAVSLFEHELIKTTLPKAKELRRVAEPLITLAKTDSVANRRLAFDRTRSKAIVGKLFNDLGKRYATREGGYLRILKCGFRAGDNAPMAYVELVDRAVGGEAVSAE, encoded by the coding sequence ATGCGTCATCGTAAAAGTGGTCGCCACCTGAGCCGCACCAGCTCGCACCGCAAGGCCATGTTCCAAAACATGGCAGTGTCGCTGTTCGAGCACGAGCTGATCAAAACTACTCTGCCAAAAGCCAAAGAACTGCGCCGCGTTGCCGAGCCGCTGATCACTCTGGCCAAGACAGACAGCGTTGCTAACCGTCGTCTGGCTTTCGACCGTACTCGTTCGAAAGCTATCGTTGGTAAGCTCTTCAACGACCTGGGCAAGCGTTACGCTACCCGTGAGGGTGGCTACCTGCGCATCCTCAAGTGCGGTTTCCGCGCTGGCGACAACGCGCCTATGGCGTACGTCGAACTGGTTGATCGTGCTGTCGGCGGTGAAGCTGTATCCGCTGAGTAA
- a CDS encoding DNA-directed RNA polymerase subunit alpha, giving the protein MQISVNEFLTPRHIDVQVVSPTRAKITLEPLERGFGHTLGNALRRILLSSMPGCAVVEAEIDGVLHEYSAIEGVQEDVIEILLNLKGLAIKLHGRDEVTLTLSKKGSGVVTAADIQLDHDVEIVNPDHVIANLASNGALNMKLTVARGRGYEPADSRQSDEDESRSIGRLQLDSSFSPVRRIAYVVENARVEQRTNLDKLVIDLETNGTLDPEEAIRRAATILQQQLAAFVDLKGDSEPVVVEQEDEIDPILLRPVDDLELTVRSANCLKAENIYYIGDLIQRTEVELLKTPNLGKKSLTEIKDVLASRGLSLGMRLDNWPPASLKKDDKATA; this is encoded by the coding sequence ATGCAGATTTCGGTAAATGAGTTCCTGACACCCCGCCATATTGATGTGCAGGTTGTCAGTCCAACCCGCGCCAAGATCACTCTCGAGCCTCTCGAGCGTGGTTTCGGCCACACCCTGGGCAACGCGCTGCGCCGCATCCTGTTGTCCTCAATGCCCGGCTGCGCAGTAGTCGAGGCCGAGATTGACGGTGTGCTCCACGAGTACAGCGCCATCGAAGGTGTACAGGAAGACGTAATTGAAATCCTGTTGAACCTTAAAGGTCTGGCTATCAAGCTGCACGGCCGTGACGAAGTTACGCTGACCTTGTCGAAGAAGGGTTCGGGGGTGGTTACCGCTGCCGATATTCAGCTGGATCATGATGTCGAGATCGTTAATCCCGATCACGTAATCGCTAACCTGGCGTCTAACGGCGCCCTGAACATGAAGCTCACCGTAGCTCGTGGTCGTGGTTATGAACCAGCAGACTCGCGTCAGAGCGATGAAGACGAAAGCCGCAGCATCGGTCGCTTGCAGCTTGACTCTTCGTTCAGCCCGGTTCGCCGTATCGCATACGTGGTGGAAAACGCCCGTGTCGAACAGCGTACCAACCTGGACAAGCTGGTTATTGATCTGGAAACCAACGGTACTCTGGATCCTGAAGAGGCTATCCGTCGTGCTGCAACCATCCTGCAACAGCAGTTGGCTGCGTTCGTCGACCTCAAAGGTGACAGTGAGCCAGTGGTTGTCGAGCAGGAAGACGAGATCGATCCGATCCTGCTTCGCCCGGTTGACGATCTGGAACTGACTGTACGTTCGGCTAACTGCCTTAAGGCGGAAAACATCTATTACATCGGTGACCTGATCCAGCGCACCGAAGTAGAGCTGTTGAAGACTCCGAACCTGGGCAAGAAATCCTTGACTGAAATCAAGGACGTTCTGGCCTCCCGCGGTCTGTCCCTCGGCATGCGCCTCGACAACTGGCCGCCTGCAAGTCTTAAGAAGGACGACAAGGCGACTGCCTGA
- the rpsD gene encoding 30S ribosomal protein S4, with product MARYIGPKCKLARREGTDLFLKSGVRAIESKCNIEAAPGIHGQRRGRQSDYGTQLREKQKVRRIYGVLERQFSGYYKEAAGKKGATGENLLQLLECRLDNVVYRMGFGSTRAESRQLVSHKSISVNGQTVNVPSYQVRAGDVVAVREKAKNQLRIVQALDLCAQRGRVEWVEVDTEKKSGVFKNVPARSDLSADINESLIVELYSK from the coding sequence ATGGCTCGTTACATTGGTCCAAAATGCAAACTCGCTCGTCGCGAAGGCACCGATCTCTTCCTGAAGAGCGGCGTGCGCGCGATCGAATCGAAGTGCAACATTGAAGCAGCACCTGGTATCCACGGCCAACGCCGCGGTCGCCAGTCCGACTACGGCACCCAACTGCGTGAAAAGCAGAAGGTCCGTCGTATCTACGGCGTTCTCGAGCGTCAATTCAGCGGCTACTACAAAGAAGCTGCTGGCAAGAAAGGTGCAACCGGTGAAAACCTGCTGCAACTGCTCGAATGCCGTCTGGACAACGTCGTATATCGTATGGGCTTTGGTTCGACTCGTGCCGAATCCCGTCAGCTGGTATCGCACAAGTCGATCAGCGTTAACGGTCAGACCGTAAACGTTCCTTCGTACCAGGTTCGTGCTGGTGACGTGGTCGCTGTTCGCGAGAAAGCAAAAAATCAACTTCGCATTGTCCAAGCTCTCGATCTGTGTGCTCAACGTGGCCGCGTAGAGTGGGTAGAAGTAGACACTGAGAAGAAGTCGGGCGTTTTCAAGAACGTTCCTGCTCGCAGTGATCTGTCCGCCGACATCAACGAAAGCCTGATTGTCGAGCTCTACTCCAAGTAA
- the rpmD gene encoding 50S ribosomal protein L30, whose product MATVKVTLIKSMTGRIPNHKLCVKGLGLRRIGHTVEVQDTPENRGMINKAYYMLRVEG is encoded by the coding sequence ATGGCTACCGTTAAAGTTACGCTGATCAAAAGCATGACCGGCCGCATCCCTAACCACAAACTGTGCGTTAAGGGTCTGGGTCTGCGTCGCATCGGTCACACTGTAGAAGTCCAGGATACTCCCGAGAATCGCGGGATGATCAACAAGGCTTACTACATGCTGCGTGTCGAGGGTTAA
- the rpsE gene encoding 30S ribosomal protein S5, whose product MSNNDQKRDEGYIEKLVQVNRVAKTVKGGRIFTFTALTVVGDGKGRVGFGRGKSREVPAAIQKAMEAARRNMIQVDLNGTTLQYAMKSAHGASKVYMQPASEGTGIIAGGAMRAVLEVAGVQNVLAKCYGSTNPVNVVHATFKGLKAMQSPESIAAKRGLRVEEIK is encoded by the coding sequence ATGTCAAATAACGACCAAAAGCGCGACGAAGGCTACATTGAGAAGCTGGTTCAAGTTAACCGCGTAGCCAAAACCGTTAAAGGCGGCCGTATCTTCACTTTTACCGCGTTGACCGTGGTTGGTGATGGTAAAGGGCGTGTTGGCTTCGGCCGTGGCAAGTCGCGTGAAGTGCCTGCTGCGATCCAGAAGGCAATGGAAGCTGCTCGCCGCAACATGATCCAGGTTGATCTGAACGGCACCACTCTGCAGTACGCAATGAAGTCCGCTCACGGCGCTTCGAAGGTGTACATGCAGCCTGCTTCTGAAGGTACCGGTATCATCGCTGGCGGCGCTATGCGTGCTGTCCTCGAAGTTGCTGGCGTTCAGAACGTTCTGGCCAAGTGCTACGGCTCGACTAACCCTGTAAACGTGGTTCACGCCACTTTCAAGGGTCTGAAGGCTATGCAGTCTCCTGAGTCCATCGCAGCCAAGCGTGGCCTGCGTGTTGAGGAGATCAAGTAA
- the rpsK gene encoding 30S ribosomal protein S11 → MAKPAARPRKKVKKTVVDGIAHIHASFNNTIVTITDRQGNALSWATSGGSGFRGSRKSTPFAAQVAAERAGQAALEYGLKNLDVNVKGPGPGRESAVRALNGCGYKIASITDVTPIPHNGCRPPKKRRV, encoded by the coding sequence ATGGCAAAACCTGCTGCTCGTCCTCGTAAAAAAGTTAAAAAGACAGTGGTTGATGGCATCGCCCACATCCATGCTTCTTTTAACAACACCATCGTGACCATTACCGACCGTCAAGGTAACGCTCTTTCCTGGGCTACCTCCGGTGGTTCGGGTTTCCGCGGTTCCCGCAAGTCCACCCCGTTCGCTGCTCAAGTAGCTGCTGAGCGTGCTGGTCAAGCTGCGCTGGAATACGGCCTGAAAAACCTCGACGTGAACGTCAAGGGTCCAGGTCCAGGTCGTGAATCCGCAGTCCGCGCTTTGAACGGCTGTGGCTACAAGATCGCCAGCATCACCGACGTGACGCCAATCCCGCACAACGGGTGCCGTCCGCCGAAGAAGCGCCGCGTGTAA